In the Pseudomonadota bacterium genome, CATTTTGACCGGGAACGATCTTTGTATTTGTCGGAATACGCTACCATTCTCCTGGAGGAAGCGAGCAATATATTCTCTATTATTGCCGCACGCCTACTGAAAACTTCCTACTACCTCGAGATATTGGAAGAAGAGGAAAGAGCGGTGGAAATCTTAGGCGCTATCGACTTTGATGAAATTGACAATATCGTAAACGAGTTTCAAAGTTTTTTCGACGAACTCAAGGGGAAACGCGGTGCACCGCTCATTTCGAAGGCTGTCCATTTTTCGAGAAAAGTTAATAAGATATTTGAGCCCGAAAAGCTTTCCGGACTCTTTGATCCCCACTTTCTTCGCAGGATCAGAAGTCTGCTGTCAGATTTTGTAAATGTAGTCTATGGGATCCATTTCAAAGACCAGGAGACCCTCTTTGACCTCAACGAAGCTGTTTCAGAGACACTTGACTCAATCATGAATATTTTATCTCAAGATGAAAGAATATTTGATTCCCTCGATGATGACAGAAAATTTGTTGATGAACTTACGAGAAGGATTGCCTATACCCCTCTCTTCTCTTCAATCCAGATGGCATTCGATCCAATGCAGGAGGACCTTCTTATAACTGCCGACAAGTTCATGTTCCAAGATGTTCTAACGGCCTTCCTGGAACAGCTTGCTATCTCAGAGGTTCCTCAAGCCCTTTTGAAAACATATCGCAATCATCAAGATATTAGCCTGTCAGTTACGCCCATGCACAATAACAATCCCTTTACCATGAGGGAATCAAAACTGCTCTATCAGCAGCATTCTATGAGGCTTGCCGGAGGGGATTTCAGAAGAATTGTATCCCAGGGGGTAGAAGCTTATCATTATGTTTTTTCATTGGGGTCAGATCTTTCTATATCTTAACAACAAGGAGGGGATGGTAATATTTTCTCCGAAAGTAACGCTTCGCGATTTTTACATAAATCACAACATTTTTTCCTGTTATCAACAGTTTTGAGCAAAAATGCTCCCTTCAGGGGCACTTAAAATAGTAAGTTGACAAACGCAAAATGTCGGCTATATATAGAATATAGTATAATGAAGAGAAAGTTGTAATGGTGCAGGAAAGAACCAGTAGGACGTTTTTTATTTGAATCTTTGAGTCCGGAGGTGATGCAAAACGGGCATGTGTGACAGGCCAACACAGATGGTGCAAGAAAGGTTTGGCGGACATATGACCGGAAATATACAATTCCCACACCTGTTATAAAATGAGTTCGCAAGTAGGTGGGCAACTGTGAGCACTGAAGAAATAGGAGGGCCGAGACATGTGGGAGAATATTAAAATAGAAAAATGTGAGTCTTTTATTAAGAGCAATTTTCACCCGAAGAGCAAAGATACTTCTGAAACTTCTATTGAAACTTCTATTGGAACATCTATAAAACCGGCAATAACAATTTCACGTGCAGAAGGCGCGGGCGGGCTTACGGTCGCCTCAAATCTGGCCGAGTACCTGCAAGTACACGTTCCTTCCCACGATGTGTGGACCGTTTTCTCTCAGCATCTCGTTGCAAAAGTTCTGGAGGAGCACAACCTTCACAAGCACATCGGCGATTTTATGAAGGAAGGCCACAAGGGCATGCTGACCAATGCACTTGAGGAGTTGCTGGGTTTACACCCCTCCACCTGGACGCTCGTGGAACAGACTAACGCAACCATATTACGCCTTGCGCAAATAGGGAATGTTATTCTGGTGGGCCGAGGAGCCAATGTAGTCACCAGCGAGCTTCAGACTGTTTTTCATGTGTATCTGGTTGGGGCGCTTGAAAACAGGATCGAACGGGCGGAGAAGACCTTCGGTTTAGATCGAAAATCAGCCGTCAATTATATCAAGAAAAAGGATGAGGGACGCAGGCGCTATCTGAGGGACAACTTCGACAAAGACATCAATGATCCATTGCTCTACCACATAATCATTAATACGGATCTGGTTCGGCACGACGAAGCCGCCCGGTTGATCGGCGACGAAGTAATTAAACGTTTTAATCTGGACAAACCTGTGAAAGCTACTAGAATTGGTAACCGTTTAACGTAACAGCAGGAGCTCATTTTCAGGGGAGGCTGTCATGCGTGATGTAATCCAAAAGATCATTGCGACAGAGGGTGAAGCAAGGGTTATAGTTGAATCGGCCAGGACTGAAGCAGATCGCATCTTGTCAGACGCTCAGAAGAAGGGGCACGATGTTGTTGAGCAGGCCCATCAGGAAACGCTCATCGAGGCCGATAGAATCGTGGAGGCCGCAGTAGAAGCAGCCGAACGGGAAAAACAGCATCGTTTGACTGACGCTGCCGCAGAAATCGAAAGTCAGATCCAGCTTGAGCCTGCCAATAGTAGATTGGCCGTTGAAGGGGTCATACGGTGCGTGTGCAGACAACCGTAGCTGACTCCGGCAATGCTTCAGCCATTACTTCAACAAGACAAACAGCTATCGACCTGGATTATCTCGCGGCCCGTCTTCATGCCCGCCGCAGCCGCATGGCCGAGGCGGAGCGGCTCGATGGCCTGTGCCATATCAAGAATCTTCCGGAATTTTTTCGCACAATCTTTCCGGATTCTGATTTAAAGGAAGCTGTTGATTTCCAGCACCTATTGGTCCATACACTGATTAGCGAAATATCCGGCTTCCGTGCCTATGTGCCCGGCCCGGGTGTCAATCTGCTCGATTGGATGCTAGTTCGGTTTCAAATGGAAAACTTGAAGGTATTGTTCCGGGCATGTTTGACAAAGATACCCATCGAAGAGCTACACGGTTATCTTGTCTCCCTTCCCAAGGAGTTAACCTTGAATACCCAAAGGCTGGCTTCAGCGGAATCTCCGGAAGATTTTGCCCGGTTGGTCCCAAAGGGACTCCTTCGAGAGAACCTGGAGAAGGCTCTTGAGATCTATCGTAATTATCCCCGAACATTCTTCTTTGAGGCAGCGCTGGACCAAGTCTATTTTCAGGGGTTGATCTCCAGGATGGAAAAACTGCCTCGGGAAGACCGGGAAATCGTAAGACCGATAGTTTATCAAGAGGTGGACATCTTCCATCTCATGTTGGTCGTTCGGGGAAAATTCCACTATAACATGACGCCGGAAATGTTACGGCAGTTTCATATCGAAGGAACACTGATCCGGCGCGCGCTTTTTGCTGCTATGCTTAATGACCTGGACCTCTATACATCGGTGGACCGCGTTGCGGAGCATATTCTCAATACAGCGCCTTCAAAACACGGATCGAATGATGAATCGATGACTGTTGATGCTCCAGTTCTGGAGGGTCTCGCGTGGAAACAATTCTTTCGTTTATCCAACCAGGCCTTTCGTCAGAGCCACATGGGATTGGGGGCAATTATAGGTTTCGTAGGTCTCCGGCGTGTGGAAGTGGCCAACCTCATCACGATTTCCGAGGGAATTCGTACCGGCGTGGCTGCCGAGGCAATCCGTGGACGATTAATCCCACGGACTAATGTGGAGGGAGCCTATGTTTAGGGCTGTGCCTATGATGCGGCTGCATGCAGTCGTGCTCGCTCAGGATGAGCGTTCCGTAATCAAGGGTTTGGGTTGGTTGGGAGCGGTGCACCTGACGCGTACGCTGTCCGGGCCCGATACGGCGCCACTGGCCCCTACCGACCACACCGGGGAAATGGCACGATATGATCATATCCGGGCTCGTGTTCAGGAGCTTCGCCAATCATTGGAAATGAACTATCCCGCAGCAAGCTATGAGGTAAGCACCAGGGGAGTAATCCCCTTTTTGTCCAACGAACAATTGCCGTCAATGACCTTGAATCAGGCTGAAGAAAATCTCCTTCCCATGGAACAACGGAGCACAGACTTATTGGGGCATCGCCAGCGTCTCATACAACGCCAGAAGGAGTTGGTCGCCATTAGCGAACGGGTATCACGTTATCGCGGGCTCGAGATTCCCTTGGACGGTCTTGATCAATTTTCATTCCTCCATTTTATTACAGGGAGTTTACCGTCGGAGAACCTTGAGAGTCTTGGAAAAGAAATTGGCGATAACGTTGCTCTCCTTCCCTTAGCCCAACAAAAAGGGCAGCAGTCGCTTTTCGCGATCACCACCCGTCAGGGCCGACCCGCCCTGGAAAGGGCGTTGCAACAGGCGGGCTTTCAACGCGAGATGCTTCCTGTAGTCGAAGGCGGCACAGTGGATAGACTGTCCGAAGAAGGCCAGAGAGAACAGGAACAGTTATTAGCGGAATTGGAGCAATTGAATGGCAGGATCAAGACGATTGCGGCCGAGTTCACGCTGCCCCTGGCTGAGATTGAAGGGTTTGTAGATATGGAGTGCCGACTCCTGGAGGCAAGTCAGAAGTTTCCGCGCACGGAGGCTGCGGTTCTGATCGCGGGATGGGTTCCAGCCAGCGATGTAGCGGCTTTGGAGCAGCGTATGGGAGAAATCACCGGCGGACGGTATGTTATTGAGGCTGCCCTTCCGGACTATTCAACAGAGGAAGAGATCCCTGTCCTGCTCAGGCACTCGCGGTTGCTGCGGCCCTTCGAGATGCTGGTTTCAACTTATGGCCTCCCGAACTATCGGGAACTGGAGCCTACGCTGTTTGTGGCCCTGAGTTATCTCGTGATGTTCGGCATGATGTTCGGTGACGCCGGACACGGAGCTGTACTTGCCGCGTGCGGGCTCATAGCTCTGCTTGCCGGTCGATCCGAAAAGGTGCGGGACGTCGGCCTGCTCCTTCTTTTCGGGGGTTTGTCCAGTATCATTTTTGGCGTGGTGTATGGCAGCTACTTCGGTATTGAAGTACTCAAGAAGTACGCACTCTGGCATGATCCGCTTGAGGGTGATCCTATGAGTCTCATGTACGGTGCTATCGGGATCGGCGTCGTTATGATCAGTATCGGCCTTATATTGAATGTCATCAATCGTTTTCGACAGGGCGATGTCATCGGTGCTATCCTCGATAAGTTCGGCCTCATCGGCCTTCTGTTCTACTGGGGAGTGTTGGTTCTGATAATGAACGGCGCTGCTATCCGGTCGCGGGGGCTCATGGGAATATCGGTCATTCTGTTTCTCATAGTGCCCATTGTCGGTTGGTCTCTCAAGGAACCCATAGAACATTTTATGAGCCATGGAAAAGGCGAGCATAATAAGGCGAGCGGCGGGATAGGCGGCGCTATAATGGAATCATGCGTCGGGGCTTTTGAAGCGCTTCTCAGCTACCTTGCAAACACCATAAGTTTTGTCCGTCTTGCAGCCTACGCTATGAGTCACGCGGCATTGCTCTTTGCCGCTTTTATGGTAGCTGCGGAGGTCAAAGATGTTCCTTTCGGGGGCAGCCTGTGGAGTCTTTTGATCATCATTCTCGGCAATTTCGTTGCAATTGTCCTGGAAGGAATCATCGCTTCAGTACAGGCATTGCGTCTCGAATATTATGAGTTCTTCGGGAAGTTTTTTTCAGGCACCGGCCAACCATTTGAACCCTTTAGTTTGGCCCCGAATGATAAGAATTCGTTGACATGAGTAAGAAGGGGTGGCCGGGAAACCTGCTTACGAATCATGCCGTGGGACGTAGGACTACAGTCTCTACAATCATTCGGGCGTAGGACGAGAAAGGTATTTACGTCCCAGCTTTATATAGGCCCTATTTGACGTATATGACCTATTCTGAAAAATCACTGGAGGGGGCGACGCAAGCCCCAGAAAACGGAGGTGTTAAATGATGAAGTTTTCATTCTGGCGAATTGGACCAATCGGAGCGGTTCTGGCGGGTATAATCCTGCCCACTACGATAGTAATGGCAGAGGAAGCCTCACGCGGGGGCGCACCGACAGATATGGTATCGGCGTACAAAACCATCGGCCTGGGTTTGTCAGCCGCCTTTGCCATTGCCATGAGTGTGCTTGGTGCAGGCCATGCCGTAGGACGGATCGGGTCGGCAGCACTCGGTGCAGCAGCTGAAAAACCTGAGTTGTTGACCCGCAGTATCTTATTCGTGGCATTAGCAGAGGGGCTTGGTGTGCTCGGCTTCGCTATTGCCATGATGTTGATACAGAAAATATAAGAGATCGACTTGTGAAGTTCTATTGCATTGCCGACGAGGACACGGCGCGCGGGTTCCGTTTGGCAGGTATCGGTGTGCAGGTTGCAGCGACGGTGGAAGAAGCCCGGATTGCCATCGAGAATATTACTGCACACCCTGACTGTGGAATCATTATCATCACCGAAAAGGTAGCAGGCTGGATCCGGCCACAAGTAGAGATGATTCGACTGGAGCGTGAATACCCGCTAATTGTCGAGATACCCGGGCCGGAAGGACCGCTGTCAGGACGTAAAAGTCTGCGCGAATTAGTACAGGAAGCTGTGGGCGTTAGTGTTGGTTAAGGAGGCTTGTGGATGACAACAGATCAAAACTCTACAGAAATATTGCGCGAAGAAATCCTCGTAGACGCTCGGGGAGAGGGCGAGGAAATGATCATTCGCGCGAAGCAGGAGGCGGAAAGTTTCTTAACCGGCGCCGTTGCCGAAGCTGAACAGGAACGACGAGGGCGGCTTGACCATGCTCGTCGAGAGGCTGCCCGCAGGAGTGAATTGATTCTGGCTACGGTTTCCGTCGAAACCGGGCGGCTACGGGCGGCACGCATTGAAGCACTGCTTGAGTCTGTGTACGAGGAAGTGTGCCGGCGATTGATGGCCCGGGAAGGTTTTGAGTGATCGCCCTTGCATCTCATGCCATAAACCAGATGGCAGGTTCTGCATTTGTGGCAAAGCTGCCGGAGGCGGACTTTACCATGCTTAGCGACGGTCTGGCCGATGAGATTGCTCGCCACGTCGGACGGCCGGTAAACATCACTGTTTCGTGCGGACCGGACTTTAAGGAAGGCGGTGTTATTGTTGAGGATGCGGAAGTTCGCCAGGTGTGGGATAACCGCTTTGTGAAGAGGCTGGAACGACTGTGGCCGGAACTGAGGCGACAGATAGCCGTGCAGGCGGCATTCGTCCCTAAAACGGGATCAGAAGGAGATAGCCCATGACTATCGTTACCAATACTACTGAACCGATGGCTACCCGCATCAGCGGTCCCATCGTAACCGCTGTGGGTATGTACGCAGCACAGATGTACGAAGTCGTGCAGGTAGGCAGTCTGGGCCTGGTGGGAGAAGTAGTACGACTGGTTGGCGATCATGCCACCATTCAGGTGTACGAGGACACCACCATGTTGAAGCCTGGAGCGCCGGTTAAATGTACGGGCGCGCCCTTGTCTGTGTGGCTCGGCCCCGGGCTGGTTGGCAACATCTACGACGGTATTCAACGTCCGTTGCCGGGCATTCAAGCTCATAGCGGCGCCTGGATCCGTCGCGGCGAAAAGGTGGACCCTCTTGACACCAAGAGATACTGGACCTTTGAGCCGCAAGTTACGCCCGGTGAGGTTGTAACAGCCGGTCAGGCTATAGGCCATGTTGTAGAGACACCGCTGGTCAATCATCGGATTATGACTCCCCCGGATATTAGCGGTACTGTGAAGTCCATTGTCGATAAAGGTGATTATAGGCTCCTCGATCCACTGGCTGTTATCGAAACCGCAACGGGCCCGCGTGAGGTCACTATGCTTCAGCAATGGCCTGTACGGGTGCCGCGTCCCATTTCTGAACGATTGCGTATCACTGAGCCGCTGATTACAGGACAGCGCATCATTGATACCTTCTTCCCCATCGGCAAGGGTGGCGCCGCGGCTATCCCGGGCGGATTCGGCACAGGAAAGACGATCACCCAGCACCAGCTCGCAAAATGGTCAGATGCCGAAATCATTGTCTTCATCGGTTGCGGGGAACGGGGCAATGAAATGACTGATGTGCTCCGTGAGTTTCCGGAACTTAAAGACCCCCGTTCCGGGCGGCCTCTGATGGAACGGACCATTCTTATCGCCAATACCTCGAATATGCCTGTGGCGGCGCGGGAAGTGTCCATCTACACCGGTATCACCCTGGCCGAATATTACAGGGACATGGGCTTCAGCGTGGCGGTTTTTGCCGACTCGACCAGCCGCTGGGCAGAGGCCCTGCGTGAACTGGCCGCGCGTTTGGAAGAGATGCCGGCGGAAGAAGGTTTTCCGGCGTCGTTGCCTACCAGACTGGCGCAGTTTTATGAGCGCGGCGGAGCCGTAACTACGCTTGCAGGCGAACCGGCTTCCGTAAGTATCGTGGGCGCTGTCAGCCCACCCGGAGGCGACTTTTCCGAACCAGTCACCCAGCATACACGACGTTTTATCCGTTGTTTTTGGGCTCTTGATACTGAACTGGCCAATGCCCGGCATTATCCTTCAATCCACTGGCTGCACTCGTATTCGGAGTATGTGGAGGATGTCGGCCCCTGGTGGAAAAAAGAGGCTCCCGACTGGATCGAACTGCGCACAGAAGCCCTGACTCTCCTTCAACGGGAAGATCGTCTCCAGCAAATCGTTAAACTGGTAGGTCCCGATGTCCTGCCCGACAGTCAACGCTTGATCCTGTTTGTCGCCGAGATTATTAAAGACGGTTTTCTTGCCCAAAGCGCTTTTAACGAAAACGATATGTACTGCACACCTGAACGACAAGTTGCACTCCTGCGCATTATCCTTACTCTGTATCGCAGGGGCCGTGACTTAATTCAAGGGGGTGTCCCGCTGACGCGAATCCGATCTTTAGGCTGTGTGCCCTATTTACTTCGGGCAAAGGCTGATTTCGGCAACAGTGATCTCGATAAGCTTACAGAGCTGGAACAAAGGGTCATGGAGGAAACGGAAGCACTGGCAAAAGAATATACCAAGGAGGCTACCTTAATATGCACACCACCTTCGAAATAGAAGACCGGGGATTACAGTACGTCGGCTCTTGGCGAATCGAGGGGCCGCTGGTTGTGGTGGAACGGATTCGTGATGTTGGCTATGATGAAATTGTTGAGATTATCGATGCCGCCGGTCGTCCCCGTATCGGCCGCGTCCTTGATATTTCCGAAACCCAGGCCGTGGTGCAGGTCCTCGAAGGAACAACAGGCCTCTCGAATCAAACCCTGCGCGCCCGCTTCCTGGGGGAAAGCTTTCGTCTGCCCGTATCAAGGCAGATGCTGGGTCGCGTATTCGATGGTCTCGGCCGCCCGGCTGACGGCGGTCCGCCTGCACTATCGGCGGAGCTGCGCGATGTGAATGGAATGCCCATAAACCCGTATGCCAGGCGCTATCCACGCGAATTCATACAAACAGGTGTGTCGGCCATTGACGGGATGAACGCATTGGTCCGCGGCCAGAAGCTGCCTGTTTTTTCCGGAAACGGTCTGCCCCATGACCGTGTGTCCGCTCAGATCGTGCGGCAGGCTCGCCTGCTGGAAGAAGAGGTCGAGTTTTCGATTGTCTTTGCCGCCATGGGCGTGAAGCATGATGTGGCCGAGTTTTTCATCCGTAACTTCCGGGATTCCGGTGCCCTTGCCCGGGCTGTCATGTTCTTTTCTCTGGCCGACGCGCCGAGCGTGGAGCGCCTTCTTACCCCGCGTGTCGCCCTGACCCTGGCAGAGCACCTGGCCTTTGATTGCGGCCAACACGTGCTGGTACTGCTGACGGATATGACAAACTACTGCGAGAGTCTGCGCGAAGTGGGCACAGCAAGGGGTGAAATCCCAGGCCGCAAAGGTTATCCGGGTTACCTTTACTCGGACCTCGCCAGCATCTACGAGCGGGCCGGGCGTATTGAAGACTCGCCGGGTTCGATCACCCAGATACCCATTTTGACCATGCCCGCAGACGATATCAGCCATCCTGTCCCTGATCTCACCGGCTATATCACTGAAGGGCAGATAGTGCTGGATCGAGATCTGTTTCAGCGTGGCGTTTACCCGCCCATTGCCGGTCTTCCAAGTCTGTCACGTCTGATGAAGGACGGCGTTGGCAAAGGTTACACCAGGGAAGATCATCCGATTCTCGCAAGCCAGTTATTCGCCTGCTACGCCTACGTGAAACGGGTACGGGGACTGGCCGATGTCATCGGCGAAGAGGAGTTGAGTACAATCGATAAACAATACCTGAAGTTTGGTGAAGCCTTTGAAATGCGTTTCCTGAACCAGGGCGAATATGAGAACCGGACTATCGAGACAACGCTCGAACTTGGCTGGGATGTGTTATCCACATTACCCAAGGATGAGTTGCACCGTGTGAGCGACGCTCTGTTGAAGGAATACTATCATGAGAAAGTGGATGCCTGTGTCTGAGTGACGCTGCTTCAGGGGGACATAAACGGGTAGAATGACTCTATGGGAAAACTGAATATTGCACCGACTAAATCGAATTTGCTCGTGCTGAAAAAACAACTTGCCTTCGCCGAGGAAGGCTACGATCTTCTCGAACAAAAACGACAGATCCTTATCTTTGAACTTATGAGCCGCCTCAGTCGTGCCCGTGATGCCGAACAAGCTGTTGATAAAGCACTCAGTCGGGCTTTTGAAGCTCTTCGCTATGCCCAGTTGGACAGGGGGTCCGAGGCTCTGGACAGTGCTGCTCTTGCCGTAAAGATGGATCACCAGGTAGATATTTCGGATCAGCATCTTATGGGCATGAAGATTCCCCATGTGACGGTGCAAACGGAGCCGGTCAGCGTTCAGTTTGGAATAAGTGGAACTTCGGTAAATGCCGATATTGCCATGAGCCGTTTTGTTGAAGTGCTTCCTCTGCTTGCGGAATTGGCGGAGCTGGAAAATGCCGTAATGCGGCTGGCGCGGGAACTTCGCAAAACCCAACGCCGCTGCAACGCGCTCTCCAAGATCTTTATGCCGGACTACCGTGAAACGATCAACTATATCACGGGTTCACTGGAGGAACGGGAACGCGAGTCCTTCGTTATCCTGAAAATGATTCGTGATCGCCTCGGGCAATCACCCTCTGATAACGCCTGAAGTGTGCCCTTCCTGAAATTCAGGCTGCGCGGTCTTTGCCTTAGATGCATACGGCGTGGTTTTTGCCTGAAGCACGTATAGCTTCCTGAAATGGCGCCTATGGCATTCATTAGCAGCATACTTCATTGCAAGTGGTATTCAATGGTGCAGTTGAGAAGTTTTTGCTTGAAATCTTAAGGGAATTGGAACACAATTGATTTTATGCGGAGGGGGTTGAGTACAGGGTTGAGTTTGGTATGTCTGCAAAAAGAAAGATCTGGCCCCCAATTCTTAACGA is a window encoding:
- a CDS encoding MBL fold metallo-hydrolase — encoded protein: METILSREPILEPNKWAAVPGSNSVEIYPLIRKPCVTCSNTFILKSDWYIIIIDPGAELEQAEYIRRMVLPIQKEKYRPVFIFFTHCHIDHFLAVPHLMQNEPGGEIICHFEAARAIETRDESITLANMNGSVLPECKVRAHFFENHSETHTTEENPLTIEDGIIELENGQTIPCQTFAVSENDKMVIFHTPGHSPDSVSYRLGALLCTGDLHLATTPGIAGKSGWDNEKLAVSLRAMIEKGKKEGISLVLPGHGSILSFAKAEKIFEDAYKDTLKLKNISHFDRERSLYLSEYATILLEEASNIFSIIAARLLKTSYYLEILEEEERAVEILGAIDFDEIDNIVNEFQSFFDELKGKRGAPLISKAVHFSRKVNKIFEPEKLSGLFDPHFLRRIRSLLSDFVNVVYGIHFKDQETLFDLNEAVSETLDSIMNILSQDERIFDSLDDDRKFVDELTRRIAYTPLFSSIQMAFDPMQEDLLITADKFMFQDVLTAFLEQLAISEVPQALLKTYRNHQDISLSVTPMHNNNPFTMRESKLLYQQHSMRLAGGDFRRIVSQGVEAYHYVFSLGSDLSIS
- a CDS encoding cytidylate kinase-like family protein produces the protein MWENIKIEKCESFIKSNFHPKSKDTSETSIETSIGTSIKPAITISRAEGAGGLTVASNLAEYLQVHVPSHDVWTVFSQHLVAKVLEEHNLHKHIGDFMKEGHKGMLTNALEELLGLHPSTWTLVEQTNATILRLAQIGNVILVGRGANVVTSELQTVFHVYLVGALENRIERAEKTFGLDRKSAVNYIKKKDEGRRRYLRDNFDKDINDPLLYHIIINTDLVRHDEAARLIGDEVIKRFNLDKPVKATRIGNRLT
- a CDS encoding V-type ATPase subunit, which codes for MQTTVADSGNASAITSTRQTAIDLDYLAARLHARRSRMAEAERLDGLCHIKNLPEFFRTIFPDSDLKEAVDFQHLLVHTLISEISGFRAYVPGPGVNLLDWMLVRFQMENLKVLFRACLTKIPIEELHGYLVSLPKELTLNTQRLASAESPEDFARLVPKGLLRENLEKALEIYRNYPRTFFFEAALDQVYFQGLISRMEKLPREDREIVRPIVYQEVDIFHLMLVVRGKFHYNMTPEMLRQFHIEGTLIRRALFAAMLNDLDLYTSVDRVAEHILNTAPSKHGSNDESMTVDAPVLEGLAWKQFFRLSNQAFRQSHMGLGAIIGFVGLRRVEVANLITISEGIRTGVAAEAIRGRLIPRTNVEGAYV
- a CDS encoding ATP synthase subunit C — translated: MMKFSFWRIGPIGAVLAGIILPTTIVMAEEASRGGAPTDMVSAYKTIGLGLSAAFAIAMSVLGAGHAVGRIGSAALGAAAEKPELLTRSILFVALAEGLGVLGFAIAMMLIQKI
- a CDS encoding V-type ATP synthase subunit F yields the protein MKFYCIADEDTARGFRLAGIGVQVAATVEEARIAIENITAHPDCGIIIITEKVAGWIRPQVEMIRLEREYPLIVEIPGPEGPLSGRKSLRELVQEAVGVSVG
- a CDS encoding V-type ATP synthase subunit A, which codes for MTIVTNTTEPMATRISGPIVTAVGMYAAQMYEVVQVGSLGLVGEVVRLVGDHATIQVYEDTTMLKPGAPVKCTGAPLSVWLGPGLVGNIYDGIQRPLPGIQAHSGAWIRRGEKVDPLDTKRYWTFEPQVTPGEVVTAGQAIGHVVETPLVNHRIMTPPDISGTVKSIVDKGDYRLLDPLAVIETATGPREVTMLQQWPVRVPRPISERLRITEPLITGQRIIDTFFPIGKGGAAAIPGGFGTGKTITQHQLAKWSDAEIIVFIGCGERGNEMTDVLREFPELKDPRSGRPLMERTILIANTSNMPVAAREVSIYTGITLAEYYRDMGFSVAVFADSTSRWAEALRELAARLEEMPAEEGFPASLPTRLAQFYERGGAVTTLAGEPASVSIVGAVSPPGGDFSEPVTQHTRRFIRCFWALDTELANARHYPSIHWLHSYSEYVEDVGPWWKKEAPDWIELRTEALTLLQREDRLQQIVKLVGPDVLPDSQRLILFVAEIIKDGFLAQSAFNENDMYCTPERQVALLRIILTLYRRGRDLIQGGVPLTRIRSLGCVPYLLRAKADFGNSDLDKLTELEQRVMEETEALAKEYTKEATLICTPPSK
- a CDS encoding V-type ATP synthase subunit B, with product MHTTFEIEDRGLQYVGSWRIEGPLVVVERIRDVGYDEIVEIIDAAGRPRIGRVLDISETQAVVQVLEGTTGLSNQTLRARFLGESFRLPVSRQMLGRVFDGLGRPADGGPPALSAELRDVNGMPINPYARRYPREFIQTGVSAIDGMNALVRGQKLPVFSGNGLPHDRVSAQIVRQARLLEEEVEFSIVFAAMGVKHDVAEFFIRNFRDSGALARAVMFFSLADAPSVERLLTPRVALTLAEHLAFDCGQHVLVLLTDMTNYCESLREVGTARGEIPGRKGYPGYLYSDLASIYERAGRIEDSPGSITQIPILTMPADDISHPVPDLTGYITEGQIVLDRDLFQRGVYPPIAGLPSLSRLMKDGVGKGYTREDHPILASQLFACYAYVKRVRGLADVIGEEELSTIDKQYLKFGEAFEMRFLNQGEYENRTIETTLELGWDVLSTLPKDELHRVSDALLKEYYHEKVDACV
- a CDS encoding V-type ATP synthase subunit D — its product is MGKLNIAPTKSNLLVLKKQLAFAEEGYDLLEQKRQILIFELMSRLSRARDAEQAVDKALSRAFEALRYAQLDRGSEALDSAALAVKMDHQVDISDQHLMGMKIPHVTVQTEPVSVQFGISGTSVNADIAMSRFVEVLPLLAELAELENAVMRLARELRKTQRRCNALSKIFMPDYRETINYITGSLEERERESFVILKMIRDRLGQSPSDNA